From the Flavobacterium galactosidilyticum genome, one window contains:
- the prmC gene encoding peptide chain release factor N(5)-glutamine methyltransferase — MKIKEYRSYFIQELTPIFDEGEAESFFYLILENKQQLKRIDLALQHDLTFSEDEIKIWNAILEQLKNEIPVQYLLGKTSFYGLDFEVNTNVLIPRPETEELVDWIIKSNQVDHNSKGLKILDIGTGSGCIAISLANYIPNAQVFAIDVSENALDTAQKNAESNKVEVTFTNKNILETVDLELQYDIIVSNPPYVRNLEKEEIKKNVLDNEPHLALFVEDDDALIFYRKIAELAQKNLSENGQLFFEINQYLGQEMINLLEEMNFKNIELRKDIYGNDRMIRSEK; from the coding sequence ATGAAAATTAAAGAATATAGATCTTATTTTATTCAAGAATTAACGCCAATTTTTGATGAAGGCGAAGCTGAAAGTTTTTTCTATTTAATATTAGAAAATAAACAGCAATTGAAGCGTATTGACTTGGCTTTACAGCATGATTTGACTTTTTCTGAAGATGAAATAAAAATATGGAATGCGATTTTAGAACAATTAAAAAATGAAATTCCAGTTCAATATTTACTTGGGAAAACTAGTTTTTACGGATTAGATTTCGAAGTAAATACTAATGTTTTGATTCCTAGACCTGAAACGGAGGAATTGGTCGATTGGATTATCAAAAGCAATCAAGTTGATCATAATTCAAAAGGTTTAAAGATTCTTGATATTGGCACAGGTAGCGGTTGCATCGCAATTTCTTTAGCTAACTACATTCCGAATGCTCAGGTCTTTGCTATTGATGTTTCTGAAAATGCTTTGGATACAGCCCAAAAAAATGCAGAAAGTAATAAAGTAGAAGTTACTTTTACAAATAAAAACATTCTTGAGACAGTTGACTTAGAGCTACAATATGATATAATCGTTTCAAATCCTCCTTATGTTAGAAATCTCGAAAAGGAGGAAATCAAGAAAAATGTTTTAGATAATGAACCTCATTTAGCACTTTTTGTAGAAGATGATGATGCTTTAATTTTTTATAGAAAAATCGCAGAACTAGCTCAAAAGAACCTCTCGGAAAACGGCCAGTTGTTTTTTGAAATTAATCAATATTTAGGTCAAGAAATGATTA
- a CDS encoding GNAT family N-acetyltransferase: protein MENYNIRKINKEDNQAVAQLIRAVFDEMDILKVGTAYADPYLDSMFEEYNKPRAVYYVVEHNEKIVGCAGIAPLENEAETVCELQKMYFLPEVRGLGIGSEMMDLCMQSAISFGFESCYLETMPFMLDAQKLYRKSGFETIAEPMGSTGHVSCPVWMLKKL, encoded by the coding sequence ATGGAGAATTACAACATCAGAAAAATTAATAAGGAAGACAATCAGGCAGTGGCTCAATTGATACGCGCTGTTTTTGACGAAATGGATATTCTAAAAGTGGGTACAGCATACGCGGATCCTTATTTGGATTCTATGTTTGAAGAGTACAATAAGCCTCGAGCGGTTTATTATGTTGTGGAGCATAATGAAAAAATAGTTGGATGTGCTGGTATAGCGCCTTTAGAAAATGAGGCAGAAACAGTTTGTGAACTTCAAAAAATGTATTTTTTGCCTGAAGTTCGTGGATTAGGAATAGGTAGTGAAATGATGGATTTGTGTATGCAAAGTGCGATTTCTTTTGGTTTTGAAAGTTGTTATTTGGAAACAATGCCCTTCATGCTTGACGCACAAAAACTATATAGGAAATCTGGCTTTGAAACTATCGCTGAACCAATGGGAAGCACTGGCCATGTAAGTTGTCCGGTCTGGATGTTGAAAAAATTATAA